One window of the Lemur catta isolate mLemCat1 chromosome 6, mLemCat1.pri, whole genome shotgun sequence genome contains the following:
- the C1QL4 gene encoding complement C1q-like protein 4 → MVLLLLVAIPLLVHSSRGPAHYEMLGRCRMVCDPHGARGPGPDGAPASVAPFPPGTKGEVGRRGKAGLRGPPGPPGPRGPPGEPGRPGPPGPPGPGPGGVAPAAGYVPRIAFYAGLRRPHEGYEVLRFDDVVTNVGNAYEAASGKFTCPMPGVYFFAYHVLMRGGDGTSMWADLMKNGQVRASAIAQDADQNYDYASNSVILHLDVGDEVFIKLDGGKVHGGNTNKYSTFSGFIIYPD, encoded by the exons ATGGTGCTACTGCTGCTGGTCGCCATCCCGCTGCTGGTGCACAGCTCCCGCGGGCCCGCGCACTACGAGATGCTGGGTCGCTGCCGCATGGTGTGTGACCCGCACGGGGCCCGAGGCCCAGGCCCCGACGGCGCGCCAGCTTCCGTGGCCCCCTTCCCGCCGGGCACCAAGGGAGAGGTGGGCCGGCGCGGGAAGGCAGGCCTGAGGGGGCCCCCAGGACCGCCAGGCCCCAGAGGGCCCCCAGGAGAGCCGGGCAGGCCAGGTCCTCCTGGCCCTCCCGGCCCAGGCCCAGGAGGCGTGGCTCCTGCTGCTGGCTACGTGCCTCGAATTGCCTTCTACGCGGGCTTGCGGCGGCCTCATGAGGGTTACGAGGTGCTGCGCTTCGACGATGTGGTGACTAACGTGGGCAACGCGTATGAGGCAGCCAGCGGCAAGTTCACTTGCCCCATGCCAGGTGTCTACTTCTTCGCTTACCACGTGCTCATGCGCGGAGGCGACGGCACCAGCATGTGGGCAGACCTGATGAAGAACGGACAG GTCCGGGCCAGCGCCATTGCTCAAGACGCGGACCAGAACTACGACTACGCCAGCAACAGCGTCATTCTACACCTGGATGTGGGAGACGAGGTCTTCATAAAGCTGGATGGCGGGAAGGTGCACGGCGGCAACACCAACAAGTACAGCACCTTCTCCGGCTTCATCATCTACCCAGACTGA
- the DNAJC22 gene encoding LOW QUALITY PROTEIN: dnaJ homolog subfamily C member 22 (The sequence of the model RefSeq protein was modified relative to this genomic sequence to represent the inferred CDS: deleted 1 base in 1 codon): MAKGLLVTYALWAVGGPAGLHHLYLGRDSHALLWMLTLGGGGLGWLWEFWKLPSFVAEANRAQAQRQSPEEGTPPLSPIRFTAQIVVGIYFGLMALISLSSMASFYTVALPLAVGLGVLLVATVGNQTSDFKNTLGVAFLTSPIFYGRPIVILPISLAASITAQKHRRYKASVKSETLSVQLYRLGLAYLAFTGPLAYSTLCNTAATLSYVAETLGSFLNWFSFFPLLGRLMESVLLLPYRIWRLLVGDPGFNSSYFQEWEKLYEFVHSFQDEKRQLAYQVLGLSEGATNEEIHRSYRELVKVWHPDHNLHQTEEAQRHFLEIQAAYEILSQPKKPKEP, translated from the exons ATGGCCAAGGGGCTCCTGGTGACCTATGCCCTCTGGGCTGTGGGGGGCCCTGCTGGGCTCCACCACCTGTACCTGGGAAGGGACAGCCACGCCCTGCTCTGGATGCTtaccctgggtgggggtgggctgggctggctcTGGGAGTTCTGGAAGCTCCCAAGCTTTGTAGCTGAGGCCAACAGAGCCCAAGCCCAGAGGCAGAGCCCAGAAGAGGGGACACCCCCTTTGAGTCCCATTCGCTTTACTGCCCAGATCGTAGTGGGCATCTATTTTGGCCTCATGGCTCTGATTAGCCTTTCTTCCATGGCCAGCTTCTACACTGTGGCCCTCCCACTGGCAGTTGGCTTAGGGGTCTTGCTGGTGGCTACTGTTGGCAACCAGACCTCTGACTTTAAGAACACTCTAGGGGTGGCATTCCTTACTTCCCCTATCTTTTATGGCCGCCCCATAGTCATCCTACCCATCAGCTTGGCTGCTAGCATCACAGCCCAGAAG CATCGCCGCTACAAAGCTTCAGTGAAGTCAGAGACACTCAGTGTGCAGCTCTACCGGCTGGGCTTGGCTTACCTTGCTTTCACGGGCCCACTGGCATACAGCACCCTCTGCAACACAGCTGCCACCCTCAGCTATGTGGCAGAAACCCTTGGCTCCTTCTTGAATTGGTTCAGCTTCTTCCCCCTTCTTGGCCGCCTCATGGAGTCTGTCCTTCTTCTGCCTTACCGGATCTGGAGGCTACTGGTAGGGGATCCTGGCTTCAACAGCAGCTACTTCCAGGAGTGGGAGAAGCTCTATGAGTTTGTTCACAGTTTTCAGGATGAGAAGCGTCAGCTGGCTTACCAG GTTTTGGGCCTCTCAGAAGGGgcaacaaatgaagaaatacacCGGAGTTACCGGGAGCTGGTGAAGGTCTGGCACCCTGACCACAACCTGCACCAGACAGAGGAGGCACAGAGGCACTTCCTGGAAATCCAGGCTGCATATGAAATCCTGAGTCAGCCCAAGAAGCCCAAGGAACCCTGA